ACGTCCAAGGCAGTTGTTGGCTCGTCGGCAATGAGAACTCGAGGTTTAAGCGCGATCATCATGGCGATCATGATCCGCTGACGCATGCCGCCGGAAAACTGATGTGGATAGCTGTCATAGCGATCCGCCGCTCCAGGAATTCCCACGCGGCGCAGTACCGCCAGCGCCTCTTCTTTGGCCGCTGCCTTGCCGGCGCCACGATGCACGCGAAACATCTCCGCGATTTGATCGCCGACGTGTAGCACTGGGTTGAGCGCGGACAGCGCGTCTTGGAAGATCATGGCGATCTGTTCGCCGCGGAGCTCCCGATACTTCTTCTCCGGCAGTCCCACTAGCTCTTGGCCCAGCAACTTCACTGATCCACCCGCGATCTGGGCCGGTGGCGTGTCCAGAATCCCCATAATGGCCTGCGCCGTCACCGACTTGCCAGAGCCGGATTCCCCCAGGATCGCGACCGTTTCGCCTTCGGACACCGAAAACGACACTCCGTTGACTGCTCGAGCCACTCCGAGGCGGGTGGTGAATTCGACCCGCAAGTCCTCGACGCGCAATAATTCGTTAACCAACCCGATCACTTCCTCAATTTCGGGTCGAGCGCGTCGCTGATGGATTCACCCAGCATGATGAAAGCGAGCACGGTGACGGTCAGGAAGCCCGCTGGCACCAGCAACGTCCATGGAGCCGAGAAGAACACTTGCTGGGCTTCGGAGATCATCGTCCCCCACGACGTCTGAGGCGGCTGGATACCCAAACCTAAGTAGGACAGCGTTGCCTCGGCACCGATGAAGATTCCCAGACTGATCACTGCGACCACGATGGTCGGGCCGATGGCGTTCGGCAGGATGTGTCGGAACATGATCCGCATGTGGCCGGCTCCTAGCGCTCTGGCGGCGACCACGTAATCCTGCCCTTTCGCTTCAATCGTCTTGGCTCGCACCATACGAGTGGCGACCGGCCAACTCAGCAATGTGAATGCCAGCACTACTCCCCAAATCCCTGGGATATCGACCGCTGACAGCAATACGATTGCGCCGAGGACGTAGGGGACTCCCAAAAAGATTTCCAGCGTTCGAGAGATCACCGAGTCAGTGACCTTGCCAAAGTAGCCAGCCAGCAGACCGAGTAAGGCACCCAGCAGCGTCGTGGTAACTGCGGA
The genomic region above belongs to Actinomycetes bacterium and contains:
- a CDS encoding ABC transporter ATP-binding protein translates to MEEVIGLVNELLRVEDLRVEFTTRLGVARAVNGVSFSVSEGETVAILGESGSGKSVTAQAIMGILDTPPAQIAGGSVKLLGQELVGLPEKKYRELRGEQIAMIFQDALSALNPVLHVGDQIAEMFRVHRGAGKAAAKEEALAVLRRVGIPGAADRYDSYPHQFSGGMRQRIMIAMMIALKPRVLIADEPTTALDVTVQAQIMDLLQELQEESGMGLILITHDLGVVADVADRISVMYAGRMMEAGPVDDIYGHTANPYTRSLLQSIPTIDTAGGRLPAISGVPPSLLSPPSGCAFHPRCPMAAERCRVGEPPPLIDVAAQHSSRCWFTEEVMTDGGSE
- a CDS encoding ABC transporter permease yields the protein MSDLQLEAQSQVSDGGAAIRSSSSDAWYELRRSWVFWVSAGLIFVISLVVFFPWLFASEDATSSLTGGCQLSDSLTPPNEQFRLGSDIQGCDVYSLSIYSTRPSVAVGVISAVTTTLLGALLGLLAGYFGKVTDSVISRTLEIFLGVPYVLGAIVLLSAVDIPGIWGVVLAFTLLSWPVATRMVRAKTIEAKGQDYVVAARALGAGHMRIMFRHILPNAIGPTIVVAVISLGIFIGAEATLSYLGLGIQPPQTSWGTMISEAQQVFFSAPWTLLVPAGFLTVTVLAFIMLGESISDALDPKLRK